The following coding sequences are from one Phenylobacterium glaciei window:
- a CDS encoding DUF885 domain-containing protein, with protein sequence MRSRRELLLTAGATLALAGCATAKPAPAPSAALPPAPPPGPGANQQLAKLLDVLFDETLDDSPELVTQLGLDKGARAAAKRQLSDASIEDLEKDRARTADQLARMRAIDPAQLTGMSAINYASVIFGLANTDEANRRFKYGSEGAGQPYVLSQLNGSYRSTPDFLGNQHVVETKDDADAYLVRLEAYAVQMDQETERARRDVGLGMIPPDFAIDKALTQMNNLRTSPAASPLVSQLVKKVKDKGIAGDYGAEASTIFLEKVRPALERQVAFMKETRSKATHDAGIGGRPDGEAYYALALRNSSTTTLSAAEIHQIGLEQARELSARADVILRAQGYTKGSVGARIQGLFKEKKYHYPNTDLGKEKLIADLNLQIQAMSKRLPEYFGALPKAPLDIKRVPKFIEAGAPGGYYNQATLDGSRPGIYWINLRDTAEYPTWTLPTLTYHEGIPGHHLQLTLQQEADLPMIRRATFLSAYGEGWALYAEKLAQEMGVYADNPLGEIGYIQSSLFRSGRLVVDTGLHAMGWSREKAIATMMEIDGEPESSAITEIERYCVWPGQACSYMVGKLTWLRLREKARTALGPRFDIRKFHDAGLLSGAMPLTVLEAVIDNYIAANKA encoded by the coding sequence ATGCGCAGCCGCCGCGAACTTCTGCTCACCGCCGGCGCGACCCTCGCCCTGGCCGGATGCGCCACCGCCAAGCCTGCACCCGCGCCGTCCGCCGCCTTGCCCCCCGCGCCACCGCCCGGCCCCGGCGCCAACCAGCAGCTGGCCAAGCTGCTGGACGTCCTCTTCGACGAGACCCTGGACGACTCCCCGGAGCTGGTCACCCAGCTCGGTCTCGACAAGGGCGCCCGGGCCGCCGCCAAGCGCCAGCTGTCGGACGCCTCCATCGAGGACCTGGAAAAGGACCGCGCCCGCACCGCCGACCAGCTGGCCCGCATGAGGGCCATAGACCCCGCGCAGCTGACCGGCATGAGCGCCATAAACTACGCCTCGGTGATCTTCGGCCTGGCCAACACCGACGAGGCCAACAGGCGCTTCAAGTATGGCTCGGAGGGCGCGGGCCAGCCCTATGTGCTGTCGCAGCTCAACGGCTCCTATCGCTCGACGCCGGACTTCCTGGGCAACCAGCACGTGGTCGAGACCAAGGACGACGCCGACGCCTATCTGGTCCGGCTCGAAGCCTACGCCGTCCAGATGGACCAGGAGACCGAGCGGGCGCGTCGTGACGTGGGCCTGGGGATGATCCCGCCGGACTTCGCCATCGACAAGGCGCTGACCCAGATGAACAACCTGCGGACCTCGCCTGCCGCCTCGCCGCTGGTGAGCCAGCTGGTCAAGAAGGTGAAGGACAAGGGCATCGCTGGCGACTACGGCGCCGAGGCCTCCACGATCTTCCTGGAGAAGGTGCGGCCCGCCCTGGAGCGGCAGGTCGCCTTCATGAAGGAAACGCGGTCCAAGGCGACCCACGACGCCGGGATCGGCGGGCGGCCGGACGGCGAGGCCTATTACGCCCTGGCCCTGAGGAACTCGAGCACCACGACGCTGTCGGCGGCCGAGATTCACCAGATCGGGCTGGAGCAGGCCAGGGAGCTGTCGGCGCGGGCCGACGTGATCCTGAGGGCCCAGGGCTACACCAAGGGCTCGGTGGGCGCGCGGATCCAGGGGCTCTTCAAGGAGAAGAAGTATCACTACCCCAATACCGACCTGGGCAAGGAAAAGCTGATCGCCGACCTGAACCTGCAGATCCAGGCGATGTCCAAGCGGCTGCCGGAGTATTTCGGCGCCCTGCCCAAGGCGCCGCTGGATATCAAGCGGGTGCCCAAGTTCATCGAGGCGGGCGCGCCAGGCGGCTACTACAATCAGGCCACCCTGGATGGCTCGCGGCCGGGCATCTACTGGATCAACCTGCGCGACACCGCCGAATACCCCACCTGGACCCTGCCGACCCTGACCTATCACGAGGGGATTCCGGGCCACCACCTGCAGCTCACCCTGCAGCAGGAAGCCGATCTGCCGATGATCCGGCGCGCCACCTTCCTGTCGGCCTATGGCGAGGGCTGGGCGCTCTATGCCGAGAAGCTGGCCCAGGAGATGGGCGTCTATGCCGACAACCCGCTGGGGGAGATCGGCTATATCCAGTCGTCGCTGTTCCGCTCGGGCCGGCTGGTGGTGGACACCGGCCTGCACGCCATGGGCTGGAGCCGCGAGAAGGCCATCGCCACCATGATGGAGATCGACGGCGAACCGGAAAGCTCGGCGATCACCGAGATCGAGCGCTATTGCGTCTGGCCGGGCCAGGCCTGCAGCTACATGGTGGGCAAGCTCACCTGGCTGCGGCTGCGGGAGAAGGCGCGCACGGCGCTAGGGCCACGGTTCGACATCCGCAAGTTCCACGACGCCGGCCTGCTGTCGGGCGCCATGCCGCTGACGGTGCTGGAAGCCGTTATCGATAACTACATCGCGGCCAACAAAGCCTAG
- a CDS encoding DUF885 domain-containing protein → MTILDRRSFLATTAGAALMTAAPALAQGGEDAKLKTLLDKIFEDQVDDSPERATSLGLDKGARVALKGQLDDRSAAARDARLAKVKARVAALNAIDRNALSPASKVDLDVVFYQNSHALSNGERYRFGAVGGRFSPYVISQQNGAYQDIPDFLDNQHRVATAADADAWISRLHAFGKVLDQDLARMKSDVASGVVPPDFVCDLTLAQLKALRDQPPEKTVLVTSLVAKAKAAGLTTDYATPAARIVAEEIYPALDRQIAAVTANRAIATSEAGIGRLKNAAAYYADACEASTTTTMTPQDIHQLGLDQVADITGRLDTILKSQGMTKGTVAERLNALNNDPAQVYANTDEGRAELIAALNVQIVEVYKTLPLAFDTLPKAKVEVKRVPAFIQDGASNGYYQSAALDGSRPAAFFINLKDTHEWPKYNLPTLVYHETVPGHHLQIALAQESTRIPIIRRTGGGFSAFSEGWAVYAEQLASETGSYDGDPLGQAGFLQSLLFRASRLVIDTGLHAKGWSREKATDYMVAVTGYPKSRAQREVERYCVAPGQACSYKVGHTRWMKIRDGAKAKLGGKFNLKAYHDAALLSGAMPMTVLERHMAEWVATQS, encoded by the coding sequence ATGACCATTCTCGACCGACGCAGCTTCCTGGCCACCACCGCTGGCGCGGCCCTGATGACCGCCGCGCCCGCCCTGGCCCAAGGCGGCGAGGACGCCAAACTCAAGACCCTGCTGGACAAGATTTTCGAGGACCAGGTGGACGACAGCCCCGAGCGGGCCACGTCGCTGGGCCTGGACAAGGGTGCGCGGGTGGCGCTGAAGGGTCAGCTGGATGACCGCTCGGCGGCGGCGCGGGACGCGCGGCTGGCCAAGGTGAAGGCCCGGGTCGCGGCGCTGAACGCCATCGACCGCAACGCCCTGTCGCCCGCCTCCAAGGTCGACCTCGACGTGGTGTTCTATCAGAACAGCCATGCCCTCTCGAATGGTGAGAGATACAGGTTCGGCGCGGTGGGTGGCCGGTTCTCGCCCTATGTGATCAGCCAGCAGAACGGCGCCTATCAGGACATCCCCGACTTCCTGGACAATCAGCACCGGGTGGCGACCGCCGCCGACGCGGACGCCTGGATTTCCCGCCTGCACGCCTTCGGCAAGGTGCTGGACCAGGACCTGGCGCGGATGAAGTCCGATGTCGCCTCAGGCGTCGTGCCGCCCGACTTCGTCTGCGATCTGACGCTGGCCCAGCTCAAGGCCCTGCGCGACCAGCCGCCGGAGAAGACCGTGCTGGTGACCTCGCTGGTGGCCAAGGCCAAGGCCGCGGGCCTGACCACCGATTACGCCACGCCGGCCGCCAGGATCGTCGCCGAGGAGATCTACCCCGCCCTCGATCGCCAGATCGCCGCGGTTACGGCCAACCGCGCCATCGCCACCTCCGAAGCAGGTATCGGGCGCCTGAAGAACGCGGCCGCCTACTATGCCGACGCCTGCGAGGCCTCGACCACCACCACCATGACGCCGCAGGACATCCACCAGCTGGGCCTCGACCAGGTGGCCGACATCACCGGCCGGCTGGACACCATCCTGAAGAGCCAGGGCATGACCAAGGGCACGGTGGCCGAGCGCCTAAACGCCCTCAACAACGACCCGGCCCAGGTCTACGCCAATACCGACGAGGGGCGCGCCGAACTGATCGCGGCGCTGAACGTCCAGATCGTCGAGGTCTACAAGACCCTGCCGCTGGCCTTCGACACCCTGCCCAAGGCCAAGGTTGAGGTGAAGCGGGTGCCGGCCTTCATCCAGGACGGGGCGTCCAACGGCTACTACCAGAGCGCGGCCCTGGACGGCTCGCGCCCGGCGGCGTTCTTCATCAACCTGAAGGACACCCACGAGTGGCCGAAATATAACCTGCCGACGCTCGTCTATCACGAGACGGTTCCGGGCCATCACCTGCAGATCGCCCTGGCCCAGGAGAGCACCCGAATCCCCATCATCCGTCGCACCGGCGGCGGCTTCTCGGCCTTCTCGGAAGGCTGGGCGGTCTATGCCGAGCAGCTGGCCAGCGAGACCGGCTCCTATGACGGCGATCCGCTGGGCCAGGCGGGCTTTTTGCAATCCCTGTTGTTCCGCGCCTCACGCCTGGTGATCGACACCGGCCTGCACGCCAAGGGCTGGAGCCGCGAGAAGGCCACCGACTACATGGTCGCCGTCACCGGCTATCCCAAGAGCCGCGCCCAGCGGGAGGTGGAACGCTACTGCGTCGCGCCAGGTCAGGCCTGCAGCTACAAGGTCGGCCATACCCGCTGGATGAAGATCCGCGACGGCGCCAAGGCCAAGCTAGGCGGGAAGTTCAACCTGAAAGCGTATCACGACGCGGCCCTGCTCTCGGGCGCCATGCCCATGACGGTGCTGGAACGGCATATGGCTGAGTGGGTGGCGACGCAGTCCTGA
- a CDS encoding ATP-binding protein, with translation MDAGQMTRAAAPAAGPKAGAAYRATLAAHSLAIGPRLAFGVTAASLLAIVGHPGLALALAGLGAVIALLVGRTVLRARADLLVRQDEKNRLIQTLTEARDEAMRQAGQAEVAREDARRASLAKSTFLATMSHEIRTPMNGVLGMAQLLQRSDLSGLQRSQVDTLIKSGELLMVILGDILDLSKIDAGQMEIAKSPCDLRALLSEMETFWAPTAAERGLALTVEVDATVPPFVALDPRRVRQVLFNLVGNALKFTKEGAVTITVDRDRMTDALTFAVSDTGVGINADDLPHLFQKFSQGDASDVRRFAGAGLGLAICRELSSLMGGKVAVESELGVGSTFRVSLPLEETAAPAAEDIAAQAIAQDEAPALSILCADDNPTNLLVLEQLLGAMGFRIRVASGGREALEAMTTETFDLVLMDIQMPEMTGIDVLQALRAQAGPNRQTPLIAVTADAMTLGADRYRDLGFAGLVTKPVQVQSLVSAMMAAVANPEDDADSDLAATA, from the coding sequence ATGGACGCGGGCCAGATGACACGGGCGGCGGCTCCGGCCGCTGGGCCCAAGGCGGGCGCGGCGTATCGCGCCACCCTGGCGGCCCACAGCCTGGCCATAGGTCCGCGCCTGGCCTTCGGCGTCACCGCAGCCTCCCTGCTCGCCATCGTCGGTCATCCCGGCCTCGCCCTGGCGCTCGCCGGCCTGGGCGCGGTGATCGCTCTTCTGGTCGGCCGCACGGTCCTGCGGGCGCGCGCCGACCTCCTGGTCCGCCAGGACGAAAAGAACCGTCTTATCCAGACCCTGACCGAGGCCCGCGACGAGGCCATGCGCCAAGCCGGACAGGCCGAGGTGGCCCGCGAGGACGCCCGCCGCGCCAGCCTGGCCAAGTCCACCTTCCTGGCCACCATGAGCCACGAGATCCGCACGCCCATGAACGGCGTGCTGGGCATGGCCCAACTGCTGCAGCGGTCCGACCTTTCGGGCCTGCAACGCAGCCAGGTCGACACCCTGATCAAGAGCGGCGAGCTACTGATGGTGATCCTGGGCGACATCCTGGACCTGTCGAAGATCGACGCCGGCCAGATGGAAATCGCCAAGAGCCCCTGCGACCTGCGCGCGCTGCTGTCGGAGATGGAGACCTTCTGGGCGCCCACCGCCGCCGAGCGGGGCCTGGCCCTGACCGTCGAGGTCGACGCCACGGTGCCGCCCTTCGTGGCGCTGGATCCTCGCCGCGTCCGCCAGGTGCTGTTCAACCTGGTGGGCAATGCACTGAAGTTCACCAAGGAGGGCGCGGTCACCATCACGGTGGACCGTGATCGCATGACGGACGCCCTTACCTTCGCCGTCTCTGATACCGGTGTCGGGATCAATGCCGACGACCTCCCCCACCTGTTCCAGAAGTTCAGCCAGGGCGACGCCTCCGACGTCCGCCGCTTCGCCGGCGCCGGGCTGGGCCTGGCCATCTGCCGCGAACTCTCCTCCCTGATGGGGGGCAAGGTCGCCGTCGAGAGCGAACTTGGCGTGGGCTCGACCTTCAGGGTGAGCCTGCCGCTCGAAGAAACCGCCGCGCCGGCCGCCGAGGACATCGCCGCCCAGGCGATCGCGCAGGATGAGGCCCCGGCGCTCTCCATCCTCTGCGCCGACGACAATCCCACCAACCTGCTGGTGCTGGAGCAGCTGCTGGGCGCCATGGGCTTCCGCATCCGCGTCGCGAGCGGCGGCCGGGAGGCCCTGGAGGCCATGACCACCGAGACCTTCGACCTGGTGCTGATGGACATCCAGATGCCGGAAATGACCGGGATCGACGTGCTCCAGGCCCTTCGCGCCCAGGCCGGTCCGAACCGCCAGACCCCGCTGATCGCGGTGACCGCCGACGCCATGACCCTGGGCGCCGACCGCTATCGCGACCTCGGCTTCGCCGGCCTCGTCACCAAGCCGGTCCAGGTCCAGAGCCTGGTCTCGGCCATGATGGCCGCCGTCGCCAATCCGGAGGACGATGCGGACAGCGACCTGGCCGCCACGGCCTAA
- a CDS encoding GFA family protein: MHTGSCLCGGVRFEVLCDLPDIQACHCRSCRKAQGTAFVAVLPLAKADLRFTAGTDLLTAFESSPGKERVFCKVCGSPILSLAAALPDRVRLRAGVVDGDLGVKIASHAFTGQAVDWCAVDDDAPHYTGARPA, from the coding sequence ATGCACACCGGCTCCTGCCTCTGCGGCGGTGTCCGGTTCGAAGTCCTCTGCGACCTGCCCGATATCCAGGCCTGCCATTGCCGCTCCTGCCGCAAGGCCCAGGGGACCGCCTTCGTCGCGGTCCTGCCGCTGGCCAAGGCCGACTTGCGCTTCACCGCCGGAACCGACCTGCTCACCGCCTTTGAGTCCTCGCCGGGCAAGGAGCGGGTGTTCTGTAAGGTCTGCGGCTCGCCGATCCTCAGCCTGGCCGCGGCCCTGCCCGACCGGGTCCGGCTGCGGGCCGGCGTCGTTGACGGCGACCTCGGCGTGAAGATCGCCTCCCACGCCTTCACCGGCCAGGCGGTGGACTGGTGCGCCGTCGATGACGACGCACCGCACTACACGGGCGCGCGACCCGCCTAG
- a CDS encoding EAL domain-containing protein, with product MAVASHRLLGFAFANADLLLEIAADGQIAFAIGASEALSGSRETALVGRAWRDFIDARDRTMVQALLDGLTEGKRGGPLVVTLASKGGVERAAAMSVFRLPGNDGAISCTFSRAAPSASHGLHDKAGLEAVTAALFETNKATGLEMELAFIEMGGLTSLRKVLGPEAAKDMELRLAGALRAQSHGGGAAADLGGDRYALVRHTGESGEALAQRLLHLLAVDPAHGVEAMAKTLSLKGEASPAQVLRALRYSLDNFIKDGLDAAAPASLNEAVSRSVRRTLVEVGALGQAVADRNFRLVYQPVVDLKKSCAVHHHEVLVRFGDNASPFPMIRMAEELDLIEPLDIAVIERTIAKLVAEPTLKLAANISGRTITSSAFVEAVRTLLADNTKAQGRLLLELTESAAIEDLALADRHLQALRAEGILICLDDFGAGAASLAYLQQLSLDIVKIDGRYIRELQHGGRESTFIRHLVTMCAELGVRTLAEMVETPQAEEAVRRAGVDYAQGWLYGAPMDVAATTAGLANTNVKPAARRVGAVDGWG from the coding sequence TTGGCTGTCGCATCACACCGTTTGCTCGGGTTCGCGTTCGCCAACGCGGACCTTCTGCTGGAGATCGCCGCCGACGGCCAGATCGCCTTCGCGATCGGCGCCAGCGAAGCCCTGTCGGGCTCCCGGGAGACCGCCCTTGTGGGCCGCGCCTGGCGCGATTTCATCGACGCGCGCGACCGGACCATGGTCCAGGCCCTGCTCGACGGCCTCACCGAGGGCAAGCGCGGCGGCCCCCTTGTGGTCACCCTGGCCAGCAAAGGCGGCGTCGAGCGCGCCGCGGCCATGTCGGTGTTCCGCCTGCCGGGCAATGACGGCGCCATCTCCTGCACCTTCAGCCGCGCGGCCCCCAGCGCCAGCCATGGACTGCACGACAAGGCGGGCCTGGAAGCCGTCACCGCGGCTCTGTTCGAAACCAACAAGGCGACCGGTCTGGAGATGGAGCTGGCCTTCATCGAGATGGGCGGCCTGACCTCCCTGCGTAAGGTGCTCGGCCCGGAAGCCGCCAAGGACATGGAGCTGCGCCTGGCCGGCGCCCTGCGCGCCCAGTCGCACGGCGGCGGCGCGGCGGCTGATCTCGGCGGAGACCGTTACGCCCTGGTTCGCCACACCGGGGAAAGCGGCGAGGCCCTGGCCCAGCGCCTGCTGCACCTCCTGGCCGTAGATCCCGCCCATGGGGTCGAGGCCATGGCCAAGACCTTGTCGCTGAAGGGCGAGGCCTCCCCCGCCCAGGTCCTGCGGGCCCTCCGCTATTCCCTCGACAATTTCATCAAGGACGGGCTCGACGCCGCCGCGCCCGCCTCGCTCAACGAGGCCGTCAGCCGCTCCGTGCGCCGCACCCTGGTGGAGGTCGGCGCCCTGGGCCAGGCCGTGGCCGACCGCAACTTCCGCCTCGTCTACCAGCCGGTGGTGGACCTGAAGAAGTCCTGCGCGGTCCACCACCACGAGGTCCTGGTCCGCTTCGGCGACAACGCCAGCCCCTTCCCCATGATCCGCATGGCCGAGGAGCTGGACCTGATCGAGCCCCTGGACATCGCGGTGATCGAACGCACCATCGCCAAGCTGGTGGCCGAGCCCACCCTGAAGCTGGCCGCCAACATCTCCGGCCGCACCATCACCAGTTCCGCCTTCGTCGAGGCGGTGCGCACCCTGCTGGCCGACAATACCAAGGCCCAGGGCCGGCTGCTGCTGGAACTGACCGAGAGCGCGGCCATCGAGGACCTGGCGCTGGCCGACCGCCACCTGCAGGCGCTGCGGGCCGAGGGGATCCTGATCTGCCTCGACGACTTCGGAGCCGGAGCGGCCTCGCTGGCCTATCTGCAGCAGCTGTCGCTGGACATCGTGAAGATCGACGGCCGCTACATCCGCGAACTGCAGCACGGCGGCCGCGAGAGCACCTTCATCCGCCATCTGGTGACCATGTGCGCCGAGCTTGGCGTGCGCACCCTGGCCGAGATGGTGGAGACCCCGCAGGCCGAGGAGGCCGTGCGCCGCGCCGGGGTCGACTACGCGCAAGGCTGGCTCTACGGCGCGCCCATGGACGTGGCCGCCACCACAGCGGGCCTGGCCAACACCAATGTCAAACCCGCCGCCCGTCGGGTGGGAGCCGTCGACGGTTGGGGCTAG
- a CDS encoding NUDIX hydrolase: MRDRLTARVLLFDPRGHILLVRGRATEAADAPSFWFTVGGGVDEGETLEAAAVREIAEEAGFTDVELGPVVWVRASAFTLHSGETVMMRESYFVAHCPGGEPSRVAWEAHEVELLDDVRWWSADEIAATEEAIYPERLRELLPGIVAGRLPATPLEISL, encoded by the coding sequence GTGCGTGATCGTTTGACGGCCCGGGTTTTGTTGTTCGATCCGCGGGGCCATATCCTGCTTGTGCGCGGCCGGGCCACAGAGGCCGCCGACGCGCCCAGCTTCTGGTTCACGGTGGGTGGCGGGGTCGATGAGGGTGAGACTCTGGAGGCCGCCGCCGTGCGTGAGATCGCCGAGGAGGCCGGCTTCACCGACGTGGAGCTGGGGCCTGTGGTCTGGGTGCGGGCCAGCGCCTTCACCCTGCACAGTGGCGAGACGGTGATGATGCGGGAGAGCTATTTCGTCGCCCACTGCCCCGGCGGAGAGCCCAGCCGGGTGGCCTGGGAAGCCCACGAGGTGGAGCTGCTGGACGACGTCCGCTGGTGGAGCGCCGACGAGATCGCCGCCACCGAAGAGGCCATCTATCCCGAGCGACTGCGGGAGCTGCTGCCCGGCATCGTCGCGGGCCGGCTGCCCGCGACGCCGCTGGAAATCAGCCTTTAG
- a CDS encoding phosphatidylinositol-specific phospholipase C1-like protein produces MISMLLAAGLAVAANCDLEHPSGAPGCTRASVDTLPMNAIQVIGTHNSYKLAIAPAEMALVRMANPGEAMHLDYAHPGLTVELNAGARQLELDLLNDPEGGRYADPLAMKMARDAQSAPYDFTPLKAPGLKVMHVQDLDYRSNCPTFVGCLKEIRAWSQAHPDHVPILVIMNLKEGGAGFPGATQALAFDAKAMDGIDAEIRSVFPDSALITPDKVQGKAPTLAAAVKAGGWPKLKAARGKVMFAMDEGPAKTDIYRGQRKSLEGRAMFINTDEGPAAGYVTLNEPAELKARIDAALANGLIVRTRADADTMEARANDHARQTQAFASGAQYVSTDYLKPDVRFGPYEAHLPGGGTARLNPKTGK; encoded by the coding sequence ATGATTTCGATGCTTCTGGCCGCCGGTCTCGCGGTCGCCGCCAACTGCGACCTGGAACATCCTTCGGGCGCCCCCGGCTGTACCCGCGCGTCCGTCGATACCCTGCCCATGAACGCCATCCAGGTCATTGGCACCCACAACAGCTACAAGCTGGCGATCGCGCCCGCCGAGATGGCCCTGGTCCGGATGGCCAACCCCGGCGAGGCCATGCACCTCGACTACGCCCATCCCGGCCTGACCGTGGAATTGAACGCCGGCGCCCGGCAGTTGGAACTCGATCTGCTGAACGATCCCGAGGGCGGGCGCTACGCCGACCCCCTGGCCATGAAGATGGCGAGGGATGCGCAGAGCGCGCCCTATGACTTCACGCCCCTCAAGGCCCCGGGCCTGAAGGTCATGCATGTTCAGGACCTGGACTATCGCTCCAACTGCCCGACCTTCGTGGGTTGCCTGAAGGAGATCCGGGCCTGGTCCCAGGCCCATCCCGACCATGTTCCGATCCTGGTGATCATGAACCTGAAGGAGGGCGGTGCGGGCTTCCCGGGCGCGACCCAGGCCCTGGCCTTCGACGCCAAGGCCATGGACGGTATCGACGCCGAGATTCGCTCGGTCTTCCCCGATAGCGCCCTGATCACGCCGGACAAGGTGCAGGGCAAGGCGCCGACCCTGGCCGCCGCGGTGAAGGCCGGCGGCTGGCCGAAGCTGAAGGCGGCGCGAGGCAAGGTGATGTTCGCCATGGATGAGGGACCTGCCAAGACCGACATCTATCGGGGACAGCGCAAGTCGCTCGAGGGCCGGGCGATGTTCATCAACACCGACGAGGGGCCGGCTGCCGGCTACGTGACCCTCAACGAACCTGCGGAGCTGAAGGCCCGAATCGACGCGGCCCTGGCCAACGGCCTGATCGTGCGCACGCGGGCCGACGCCGACACGATGGAGGCCCGGGCCAATGACCACGCGCGGCAGACCCAGGCCTTCGCGTCCGGGGCCCAATACGTCTCGACGGACTACCTGAAGCCGGATGTTCGCTTTGGGCCCTATGAGGCGCACCTGCCGGGCGGCGGAACCGCGCGGCTCAATCCGAAGACTGGGAAATAG
- a CDS encoding SOS response-associated peptidase family protein: MTIEFHLKAHPGEDLRRFETTPVFWADTPPVRPWDAPVKPTDLAFLIRANATGELEAVTRRWWMVPAFHKGPVSAWKTLCANAPVDALETSPILREAYGARRALVPLTSFIVYGEPPGWRKGQPKRRWEATWTPANPADKVRYFAAIWDKAETADGPLESFAIVTGPAGADLADLQDSQPAVLTLAQGLDWLKLEGPGKAGLVTETPAGTYELNEQPREQAMSRELRRSL; encoded by the coding sequence ATGACCATCGAATTCCATCTGAAGGCCCATCCGGGCGAGGACCTGCGCCGGTTCGAGACCACCCCGGTCTTCTGGGCCGATACGCCACCGGTCCGTCCCTGGGACGCCCCCGTCAAGCCGACCGACCTGGCCTTCCTGATCCGAGCGAACGCCACCGGTGAGCTGGAAGCCGTGACCCGCCGCTGGTGGATGGTGCCGGCCTTCCACAAGGGTCCCGTCTCCGCCTGGAAGACGCTTTGCGCCAACGCTCCGGTCGACGCCCTGGAGACCTCGCCGATCCTCCGGGAGGCCTATGGCGCCCGCCGGGCCCTCGTCCCGCTGACCTCGTTCATCGTCTACGGAGAACCGCCCGGCTGGCGCAAGGGTCAGCCCAAGCGCCGCTGGGAGGCGACCTGGACGCCCGCGAACCCCGCCGACAAGGTCCGCTACTTCGCCGCCATCTGGGACAAGGCCGAGACCGCCGATGGCCCGCTGGAAAGCTTCGCCATCGTCACCGGTCCGGCTGGCGCGGACCTCGCCGACCTGCAGGACTCCCAGCCCGCCGTCCTGACCCTGGCCCAGGGCCTGGACTGGCTGAAGCTGGAGGGCCCCGGCAAGGCCGGCCTGGTCACCGAGACCCCCGCCGGGACCTATGAGCTGAACGAGCAACCCCGGGAACAGGCGATGTCCCGCGAACTGCGCCGCTCGCTCTAA
- a CDS encoding calcium-binding protein, which translates to MTTVVVGNFSVDFDQLDLAYLLSGDVTVANAIQITTSGSGINDNFFGSFTYNGQGQLTGGAMTRLQETDSGQVVFDITGTNVPVVTFLQWAAAGQNEAAKAYILAGADSISGGLYNDVLRGLTGADSIAGGSGADTLDGGAGNDIVNGGDGNDLILGGADSNYLRGDAGDDSIVGGANFDDINGNQGNDTLRGGEGFDWVVGGQANDLLYGEGGGDIVYGNLGNDTQFGGDGEDWVRGGQGNDSLDGGAGNDLMWGDRGDDTVAGGTGADTFHAFVGGGLDRITDFNYAQGDRLVLDFAPPYTVSQVGSDTVVDMGGSDRVVLVNVTLTALPAGWISLG; encoded by the coding sequence ATGACCACAGTCGTCGTCGGTAATTTCAGCGTGGATTTCGATCAACTCGACCTCGCCTACCTCCTGTCGGGCGATGTGACGGTCGCCAACGCGATCCAGATCACGACATCGGGCAGCGGGATCAATGACAATTTCTTCGGCAGCTTCACCTATAACGGCCAAGGTCAATTGACCGGCGGGGCCATGACCCGCCTGCAGGAGACCGATTCCGGGCAGGTTGTGTTCGACATCACCGGGACCAATGTTCCGGTTGTCACCTTCCTCCAGTGGGCGGCGGCCGGCCAGAATGAGGCGGCGAAGGCCTACATCCTGGCCGGTGCGGACAGCATTTCCGGCGGCCTCTACAACGACGTCCTGCGGGGCCTGACCGGCGCTGACAGCATCGCCGGTGGCAGCGGCGCCGATACGCTGGACGGCGGCGCGGGGAACGACATCGTCAACGGCGGCGACGGTAACGACCTGATCCTGGGCGGCGCGGACTCCAACTACCTGAGGGGCGACGCCGGTGACGACAGCATCGTCGGCGGGGCCAATTTCGACGATATCAATGGCAACCAGGGCAACGACACCCTGCGCGGTGGCGAGGGCTTCGACTGGGTGGTGGGCGGCCAGGCCAACGACCTGCTGTACGGCGAGGGCGGCGGCGACATCGTCTACGGCAACCTGGGGAATGACACCCAGTTCGGCGGCGACGGTGAGGACTGGGTGCGTGGCGGCCAGGGCAATGACAGCCTCGACGGCGGGGCCGGCAACGACCTGATGTGGGGTGATCGCGGCGACGACACTGTCGCCGGCGGAACCGGCGCCGACACCTTCCACGCCTTCGTCGGCGGCGGCCTGGATCGGATCACCGACTTCAACTACGCCCAGGGTGACCGCCTGGTGCTCGACTTTGCCCCGCCCTACACCGTCAGCCAGGTCGGCTCCGACACGGTGGTGGACATGGGCGGGAGCGACCGCGTGGTGCTCGTCAACGTGACCCTCACCGCCCTGCCAGCCGGTTGGATTTCCCTGGGTTAG